One window of Robiginitalea biformata HTCC2501 genomic DNA carries:
- a CDS encoding bestrophin family protein, translating to MDPALYFFFIIIAVIPVLPYHLLGWKWLHLPWLPIGLVGTALAFIIGFKNNASYGRLWEARKIWGGIVNTSRSFTAMINDFITNQFADTPKSPKDLQAIRVAMVLRHVAWMTSLRHALRVKKPWEVTAYNKIDQKYMERMEIREYTYSLEDELEGYLSDEEKRYVLSLKNKQSACLTLQSKHLAELRQNGLIEDFRHMEMQGMITELFTLQGQAERIKNFPYPRQFATLNLYFVWLFILLLPFALMSEFDQIGQSLLETGDQNPVFRFIALNFVWLSVPFSVVISWIFLSMERIGDVSENPFEGNPNDVPITTMSRGIEIDIRQMVGDDPEAIPGPIPEEWDSQM from the coding sequence ATGGACCCGGCGCTATATTTTTTTTTTATAATCATTGCCGTCATCCCGGTCCTGCCCTACCATTTACTGGGGTGGAAATGGCTGCACCTCCCCTGGCTTCCCATCGGGCTGGTGGGTACGGCCCTTGCCTTTATCATCGGGTTTAAAAACAATGCTTCCTATGGCCGGCTCTGGGAAGCGCGAAAAATCTGGGGCGGCATTGTGAACACCTCCCGCTCCTTTACCGCGATGATCAATGACTTTATCACCAACCAATTCGCCGACACCCCGAAAAGCCCCAAAGATTTGCAAGCCATACGGGTCGCCATGGTCCTGCGCCATGTGGCGTGGATGACTTCCCTCCGGCACGCGCTACGCGTAAAGAAACCCTGGGAAGTCACCGCATACAACAAGATTGACCAAAAGTATATGGAGCGTATGGAAATCCGCGAGTACACCTATTCCCTGGAAGATGAATTGGAGGGGTATCTTTCCGACGAAGAAAAACGCTATGTGCTCAGTTTGAAAAACAAGCAGTCTGCCTGTCTGACCCTGCAGTCCAAACACCTGGCCGAATTACGGCAAAATGGGCTGATTGAAGACTTCCGGCATATGGAAATGCAGGGCATGATCACGGAGCTCTTCACCCTTCAGGGCCAGGCCGAGCGGATCAAAAACTTCCCCTACCCCCGGCAATTTGCCACACTCAATTTGTATTTTGTCTGGTTGTTTATCCTCCTGTTACCCTTTGCCCTGATGAGCGAATTCGACCAAATTGGCCAGTCCCTGCTGGAAACCGGGGACCAGAATCCGGTATTTCGGTTTATTGCCCTGAACTTTGTTTGGTTGTCCGTGCCGTTCAGCGTGGTAATTTCCTGGATATTCCTTTCCATGGAGCGCATTGGCGATGTCTCGGAAAACCCGTTCGAAGGGAATCCGAACGACGTGCCCATCACCACCATGTCCCGGGGCATTGAAATCGATATCCGGCAGATGGTGGGCGATGACCCGGAAGCCATCCCCGGGCCCATCCCCGAGGAGTGGGATTCGCAGATGTGA
- a CDS encoding TRAP transporter substrate-binding protein, translating to MNRKRTSLKTIRAFLIGAGLCLVLAGCRQGPPGRTIHLAHGLDVTHSVHLAMVRMGEDLERLSGGRLRMEIFPNQQLGSEREILELLQIGTLDMTKVSAATLENFAPKTRILGLPYLFRDREAAFEILDGPIGQELLDDGLEFWLKGLGFYDAGFRSFYAMDQPITHPDDLVGKKVRVMESVTAINMIRSMGGAPTPISWGELYTALQQGVVDAAENNPPSFYLARHYEVCKYYSLDEHTFSPDVLIAGTRFWDQLNEQEKAWIREAADNSIAYQRELWALAEAEALEKVAAAGVEISRPDKRPFAEGSREAYRLYEADTTLGRLIRQIKEFQQ from the coding sequence GTGAACCGTAAACGCACATCCCTGAAAACCATCCGAGCCTTCCTGATTGGGGCCGGCCTCTGCCTCGTGTTGGCCGGCTGCCGGCAGGGACCCCCCGGGCGGACCATCCACCTGGCCCACGGCCTGGATGTCACGCACTCCGTCCACCTGGCCATGGTGCGGATGGGGGAGGACCTCGAGCGGCTGTCGGGGGGGCGTCTGCGGATGGAAATCTTCCCGAACCAGCAACTGGGGAGCGAGCGGGAAATCCTGGAACTGCTGCAGATCGGCACCCTGGACATGACCAAGGTATCGGCGGCCACCCTGGAGAACTTTGCGCCCAAAACCCGGATCCTCGGGCTGCCCTACCTGTTTCGCGACCGGGAGGCGGCCTTCGAGATCCTGGACGGCCCAATAGGGCAGGAACTCCTGGACGACGGCCTGGAATTCTGGCTGAAGGGCCTTGGGTTTTACGATGCCGGTTTCCGGAGTTTTTACGCCATGGACCAGCCAATTACCCATCCGGATGACCTGGTGGGCAAAAAAGTCCGGGTCATGGAAAGCGTTACGGCCATCAACATGATCCGCAGCATGGGGGGCGCCCCAACCCCGATTTCCTGGGGGGAACTCTACACGGCCCTGCAGCAGGGGGTGGTAGATGCCGCCGAAAACAACCCCCCGAGTTTCTACCTGGCCCGGCACTACGAGGTCTGTAAGTACTATTCCCTGGATGAGCACACCTTCTCCCCGGACGTACTGATTGCGGGTACCCGGTTCTGGGACCAACTGAACGAGCAGGAAAAAGCCTGGATCCGGGAAGCAGCGGATAACTCCATTGCCTACCAGCGCGAATTGTGGGCCCTGGCAGAGGCGGAAGCTCTCGAAAAGGTCGCGGCGGCCGGGGTTGAAATATCCCGTCCGGACAAACGGCCCTTTGCCGAAGGGTCCCGGGAGGCTTACCGGCTTTACGAGGCCGATACCACCCTGGGCCGGCTTATCCGTCAAATTAAAGAATTTCAGCAATGA
- a CDS encoding MBL fold metallo-hydrolase, whose product MKITEIAPDVFRISIYIPEMNLQFNHFLIRDEQPMLYHAGMKQLFPVLREAVSSLINPADIKWIGFSHFEVDECGALNEWLQIAPHAQPVCSEVGALVNMGDFSIRPAHAMAQDAILSTGKYRYRFIRTPHLPHGWDAGVLFEETNKTLLCSDLLHQNGDVKELTDSDILDLHSQSLLEFENGPLMGYTPYTKRTGSILNQLADLRPTTLATMHGSSFNGDCRQTLLDLDQVLREVWENIA is encoded by the coding sequence ATGAAAATTACAGAAATTGCCCCGGACGTATTCCGCATCTCCATCTATATCCCGGAAATGAATTTGCAATTCAATCATTTTCTTATTCGGGACGAACAACCCATGCTCTATCATGCGGGGATGAAACAACTCTTTCCGGTTTTACGAGAGGCAGTAAGCTCATTAATCAACCCGGCCGATATTAAGTGGATTGGCTTCAGCCACTTTGAAGTCGATGAATGCGGAGCCCTTAATGAGTGGTTGCAAATTGCCCCCCATGCACAACCTGTTTGCAGTGAAGTCGGTGCACTGGTAAACATGGGGGATTTTTCAATCCGGCCGGCCCACGCTATGGCTCAGGATGCCATTCTTTCAACAGGCAAGTACCGGTATCGGTTTATCCGCACCCCACATTTGCCACACGGCTGGGATGCCGGGGTTTTATTTGAAGAAACCAATAAAACCCTGCTTTGCTCCGATCTGCTGCATCAGAACGGGGACGTGAAAGAATTAACAGATTCAGACATCCTGGACCTCCATAGTCAATCCTTGCTCGAATTTGAAAATGGTCCGCTAATGGGCTATACCCCTTACACAAAACGGACCGGCTCCATCCTCAACCAGCTGGCAGACCTGCGGCCAACGACACTGGCGACCATGCATGGTTCTTCGTTTAACGGAGATTGCAGACAGACCTTACTCGATTTAGACCAGGTACTGCGGGAAGTCTGGGAAAATATTGCCTGA
- a CDS encoding Gfo/Idh/MocA family protein: MRISRFPKPLGRLPTRNIGRLLLALLLFLLASGYALAQPEVAESRNPLSANAPMRVGVAGLTHGHVNWVFSSAVRGDIEIAGIAEPNREVARKYCEQYGYPADRVYESLEAMLDAENPEAVSAFGTIYDHLDIVKACAPRGIHVMVEKPLAVNLEHAREMAALAMENNIHLLTNYETTWYPSNHEAYRRAVGDSAIGAIRKIRVRDGHRGPKKIGVPPEFLAWLTDPELNGGGALTDFGCYGANLITWLMNGQRPECVTAITRQLQPENNPEVEDEAIVLLEYPGATGIIEASWNWPIGRKDLVIHGLTGSVFADNRHDFRVRIAEGYDGFREESLRLEERPAPMNDPFLYFTAVVRGNVHPEPMALSSLENNLIVMEILDAARRSAEAGKTVKLHMPVTEE; encoded by the coding sequence ATGCGAATTTCCCGATTTCCGAAGCCTTTAGGCCGGTTGCCCACAAGAAACATCGGCCGGCTACTGCTGGCCCTCCTCCTTTTCCTCCTGGCCAGCGGTTATGCCCTGGCCCAGCCGGAAGTTGCAGAAAGCCGCAATCCGCTATCCGCGAATGCCCCGATGCGCGTGGGGGTGGCCGGCCTGACCCACGGGCATGTGAACTGGGTATTTTCAAGCGCTGTCCGGGGGGATATCGAAATTGCCGGAATCGCCGAGCCCAACCGGGAAGTGGCCCGGAAATACTGCGAGCAGTACGGCTACCCCGCCGATCGCGTCTACGAGAGCCTCGAGGCCATGCTCGATGCGGAGAACCCCGAGGCGGTTTCCGCCTTCGGCACGATTTACGACCACCTGGACATCGTAAAGGCCTGCGCGCCCCGCGGCATACACGTCATGGTGGAAAAACCCCTGGCGGTGAACCTGGAGCACGCAAGGGAAATGGCGGCCCTGGCCATGGAAAACAATATCCATCTCCTGACCAATTACGAAACCACCTGGTACCCGAGCAACCACGAGGCGTATCGCAGGGCGGTCGGCGACTCAGCCATCGGGGCCATCCGGAAGATCCGGGTCCGGGACGGGCACCGGGGCCCGAAGAAAATCGGGGTGCCGCCGGAATTCCTCGCCTGGCTGACAGACCCGGAGCTCAACGGAGGGGGCGCCCTGACCGATTTTGGCTGTTACGGGGCCAACCTGATCACCTGGCTGATGAACGGGCAGCGGCCCGAATGCGTCACCGCCATCACCCGGCAATTGCAGCCGGAAAATAACCCGGAAGTGGAGGACGAGGCCATCGTGCTCCTGGAATACCCCGGTGCCACGGGCATTATCGAAGCCTCCTGGAACTGGCCCATCGGGCGCAAGGACCTGGTGATCCACGGGCTTACCGGGTCGGTGTTTGCGGATAACCGCCACGATTTCCGGGTGCGGATAGCGGAGGGCTATGACGGGTTCCGGGAAGAATCCCTCCGCCTGGAAGAGCGGCCCGCCCCCATGAACGACCCCTTCCTCTATTTCACCGCCGTCGTGCGTGGCAATGTCCATCCCGAGCCCATGGCCCTCTCCTCCCTGGAGAACAACCTGATCGTCATGGAAATCCTCGATGCGGCGCGCCGGAGCGCGGAGGCGGGAAAAACCGTTAAACTGCATATGCCTGTAACCGAAGAATAA
- the uxaC gene encoding glucuronate isomerase: MTFIREDFLLESPQARTLYFDYAADLPIIDYHNHLSPRQIATDHNFENSTQAWLSGDHYKWRAMRTLGIGEEYITGDAPDEEKFMKWAWAVPQTVRNPLYHWTHLELQRYFGITDLLDERNARDIYEQTSLRLRQPSHSARGLLGRMRVEVVCTTDDPVDSLEFHRQAQSLKTGPRLLPAFRPDAAYSIGDPKAYSRYLDRLETAAGMSIRNYADLLQALDARLAYFHKQGCRIADHGLGQLAFFATPYCDIEKLFRDVQAGRVPEAQEMRYFEFATLSHLCRQYHSRGWVQQFHLGALRDTNTRMRETLGPDTGFDSIGDFPQARGLAGFLDHLDRSDQLAKTILYNLNPSWNEVFATMAGNFNDGSIRGKIQFGSGWWYNDQLQGMERQLDALSNMGLLSCFVGMLTDSRSLLSFPRHEYFRRLLCNLLGADIERGRLPDDTDFLGKIVRDICYFNAKAYFDF, encoded by the coding sequence ATGACCTTTATCCGGGAAGACTTCTTATTGGAATCCCCCCAGGCCCGTACGCTGTATTTCGACTACGCCGCAGACCTGCCGATCATCGACTACCACAACCACCTTTCCCCCCGGCAAATTGCCACGGACCACAATTTCGAAAATAGTACCCAGGCCTGGCTCTCGGGCGACCACTACAAATGGCGCGCCATGCGCACCCTGGGGATCGGGGAGGAATATATCACGGGGGACGCCCCGGACGAAGAGAAGTTTATGAAATGGGCCTGGGCGGTCCCGCAAACCGTACGAAACCCCTTGTACCACTGGACCCACCTGGAGCTCCAGCGATATTTTGGGATTACCGACCTGCTGGACGAGCGAAACGCACGGGATATCTACGAGCAGACATCCCTCCGGCTGCGGCAACCTTCGCATAGTGCCCGGGGTCTGCTGGGCAGGATGCGGGTGGAAGTGGTCTGCACCACGGACGACCCGGTGGATTCCCTGGAGTTTCACCGTCAGGCGCAATCCCTTAAAACCGGCCCGCGACTGCTGCCGGCCTTCCGGCCGGATGCCGCCTATTCCATCGGTGACCCGAAGGCGTACAGCCGCTACCTGGACCGGCTCGAGACGGCCGCCGGGATGAGCATCCGCAATTACGCCGATTTGTTGCAGGCCCTGGACGCGCGCCTGGCGTATTTTCACAAACAGGGTTGCCGGATTGCCGATCACGGTTTGGGACAACTCGCTTTTTTCGCCACCCCCTACTGCGACATCGAGAAACTTTTCCGGGATGTCCAGGCCGGGCGTGTCCCAGAGGCGCAGGAGATGCGTTATTTCGAATTTGCGACCCTGAGCCACCTGTGCCGGCAATACCACAGCCGCGGCTGGGTGCAGCAGTTCCACCTGGGCGCCCTGAGGGATACCAACACGCGTATGCGGGAGACCCTGGGCCCGGATACGGGTTTCGACTCCATCGGGGACTTCCCCCAGGCCCGCGGCCTGGCGGGCTTTCTGGACCACCTGGACCGGTCGGACCAGTTGGCAAAGACCATCCTGTACAACCTGAACCCCTCCTGGAACGAGGTTTTCGCCACCATGGCGGGCAATTTCAACGACGGCAGTATCCGGGGGAAGATCCAGTTCGGTTCCGGCTGGTGGTACAACGACCAGCTCCAGGGGATGGAGCGGCAGCTGGATGCCCTGTCGAACATGGGCCTGCTCAGTTGTTTTGTGGGGATGCTGACGGATTCCCGCAGCCTGCTTTCCTTCCCCAGGCACGAGTATTTCCGCAGGCTGCTTTGCAACCTGCTGGGGGCGGATATCGAACGGGGCCGTTTACCGGACGACACCGACTTTCTGGGAAAAATCGTCCGCGACATCTGCTATTTCAATGCCAAGGCGTATTTTGATTTTTAA